DNA from Thermococcus argininiproducens:
CCCCTGCATCGCCCCCACCTTCATTAATTGGGTGGGTCCTCGCGCAGGGGCATTATAAATTAGGTATTTCCTTTATAAATCATTATCTATTAATTCGGAGTACCAATTGGAGAAGTTCATTTAGGTCTTCTACATAGTAATCTGCACCTTCTATTCTGCCAAACCTCATAACTTGGACAACTTGCACTCCTGCTTTTTGTGCCGCTAGAATATCCGATAGGGAATCTCCAACCACAAGGGCTTCTGTGGGAAGAGTGTTTAATGCTTTAAGAGCTTTGTTTATGAGATATGGGTTTGGTTTAGCACCATCAAGATACCTGTAATCTTTACCAAAGATAACGTTGAATTGATCTTTTATATTAAAAAGCTCCAATACAAATTCTGTACACTCTTGAGAAGCATTGCTAACAGCTGCAAGCTTTAAACCAAGTTGTTTGAATTCTTTTAATGTTCCGATATCAGGAAAGGCCTTTATTAATCCTCTTTCTGCTGCCCATTTTCTATATTTAAGCTTGGCTTTATCTATAGCTTTCCAGAATTCAACGTGATTTACTCCAAGCTTCTCTACCCAACTTCTTGGAAGTTCTCCTTTTACCATCTTCCTGTAAGTTTCAAAATTAATCTCAATCCCAAGTTTTTTTATTTCCTTCTCTCCCCAGTTTTTGAACCAATCCCTTCCATTGTATCCTTCATAGTAAACCAAGGTTTCGTCCACATCAAATATTAGTCCTTTTATCATCTTCATCACTCTTCCATGGGAAATTTAGATTTTAAAAGTGAAATAAGGATATTCAAACTTATCCGACATCCACTGATAATGAGAACGACGTTCTTGTGTTTGAACCTCTTGAGATCTTTTAAGTATCCTGCAATGGAGAGAGCGGCTGCGCCCTCCACCACCATATGATGCCTTTCTAACATTAGTAGTATAGCGGTTGTGATTTCTTTTTCACTTACTAAAATGAAATCATCCACATATTTTTTACAAAGATCAAAGGTTATTGAGTTTTTCTCGATTCCTCCAGCAGTCCCATCTGCCAGTGTTGGTTTTGATACCATTTGGAGAATCTTTCCTGCTTTTATCGAATGGTACATAACGGCAGAATTTTCTGGTTGAACTCCGATTATCTTTATATTGGGGTTTAAACTCTTTAAGTAACCTGCTATCCCCGATATAAGTCCTCCGCCCCCAACGGGTATGAGAACTGCATCAATCTCTTTTAACTCCCTTTCAAGTTCAATTCCTATAGTTCCTTGTCCTCCGATAATTTTGGGATCGTTATATGGAGGTATGTATATCATCCCATTATTCTCGGCAAATTCTCGTGCAAACTTCTCAGTTTCAACAATATCCTTTCCATAAAATTTGAGTTCCACGTTGTAGTGCTCTATATCCTTGATTTTTGCAGGAGAGGCATTTTCGGGTAGGAAAACAATTCCATTGAGACCAAGCTCGCTAGTGGCATAAGCAAATGCAACTCCATGATTGCCGCTGGATGCAGTAATTATTTTTTTCCTCTTTTCTTCTTCACTTAAAGAAAGCAGTTTGTTGAGTACACCGCGAATTTTGAACGAACCAGTCACTTGAAAGTTCTCTAGCTTTAAATAGACATTAGCATCTCCTTTCTGACTTAAAAAAGGTGAATATTCTAGAGGCGTCTCTCTTATGTATTTTCTAATTCGTTTCTCTGCTTCGGTAACCTCTTTAACCACATCGATCATTGAACCTCTCCCTCGAGTGAGGTTAAAAATTCCCTTAAGCGTTTCAATCCTTCTTTCATAACCTCAGTGGGGTTTCCATATCCTATGCGAAGATGGTTTTCTATGCCGAAGCATGAGCCTGGAACGAGAAATGTACTCTTTTCTTTCATGAGTTTTATGGCAAGTTCTTCTGATGGAATATCGAGGTTATATTTTAGAAATGCAACGGTGCCAGCTTTTGGCGGAACCCAGTCAATTAATGGCTCTTCTCGAATCCAATTCTCAAGAATCCTGAAGTTTGTGTGAAGTATTTTCAAGTTGCGCTCATATATTTTCTTTGCGTTTTTAACTGCAAGTGTAGCGAGCTTCTCTATGAGTATGCTTATGCTTATGGTAGTGTAATCTCTATGAAGGACTAATTCTCTAGCAACATCTTCGTTAGAAGTGGCTATCCACCCAAGGCGCAGGCCTGTTAGGGACAGAGACTTTGAGAAAGAGCTCGTTGCTATTCCCCTATCTGAAATGTCAACTATCGATGGAACGTAGTCATGAGGATTTATATAAAGGCCTCTATATGATTCGTCGTTCAAGACATATGCATTTGCATCCTCAGCAATTTCGCTGATTTCTCTTAGCATTTTTTCATCCAACAGGGCTCCAGTTGGATTGTTAGGGCTATTTATTACTATGAGCTTTGTCTTTTTGTCCACCAACTCATTTAGCTCGTCAAGGTTGGGCCTCCATCCATCCTCTTCATAAAGGTGCCAGAGTTTTACATTGGCACCAAAAGATTCGGGCACACTGTAGAGCTGCTGATATGTAGGGAAGATTGAGATGACAGTATCTCCTGGTTCAACCAAGCTGTAAAAGATCTGAAAGTTAGCATCTATGGCTCCATGAGTTGGGAAAACATTTTCTGCACTTACATGCTTATAAAAACTTGCTAATCCTTCCTTTAATTCTGGAAGTCCCTCAACATACCCATAAGTGAGCCTTAGGTTTTTAATTTCTTCTAAAAAATCTTCTTCTCCTATGAACTCTAGGAATTCTCCAAGAGTAAAGGGTTTCACACAGGTTTCAGCTATGTTTACCTCTACATTATGTTCATGCTCTCCCATAAATCGTTCAACAAGAAAGGGCTTTACCTTCATGACAAGACCACCTAGTTAACAACCTAATCTAGAATGTATATAAATGTTGCTTGAAGTACATTTCAAAGTCGGTAGCAAAAAGGGAGTAAAATATAGGGAAATAGATAAAACAGAGTTAAACGGGTTCTTCAAAAGAGTTCTTCAAGCTTCACATCAATTTTATCTGGGTTAAATGGTAGGACGTGCCTTGTAGTTTTTGGAGAATAAACTTCTCCTCTCTTTACGAGTTCCATGACTTCTTCTTTACTTGGAGCCTTTCTTATGAAGACATAATCGATTTCACCTTTCTCCATGTCCTCTCCTGCATCTTCCTTAAGTCCATAGTATATGAGTTCTATTTCTCCTTCAACACTCATCTCATCAAGCACTTTACTGACTTTTTTCTGTTCATTAATGGCTCCAGGGATGGAGAACTTCTTTTCTTTACCAATTAGAGCAAATGCTATTTCTCCTCTTTCTGCTTTTTCTTCAGCTTCGGAGTCTTCAATGATTTCTAATCCCTCTTTCTTTAGTCTTTCTAGAACCTTCTCAAGGTCTCCCTTAAAAGCAGGATACCATGTGTAGACTTTAACATCATCACTGAAGTAATCTAGGATTACTGAGGGTGCTTTTTTGGCACCAAGTTTTTGTAAACCTGCCCATCTGTGGTGGCCATCTACTATTAGATACATATCTTCTCCTGGAACTTTGGCCAAAAGCATAGGCTTCCAGAAAACTCCAGAGCCAGTTACACTTTCAATAAACGCCTCAAGCTCTTTTTGGACAAGTTGCTCGTGAGGCTTCATTTTGTCAAGTTCAATAAAAACGTATTCAACTTTTTTTGTTGGAATGTTGTATTTTGGAACTTTTTCGACACCCATCCTTCATACCTCCCCTGAAGTTACACTACTGTAAAACATTTCATGGAATAAAAGCTTTTCTTCTCATATGAAGAGCGTTCTCTCTAGCACACTAGTGAATATGCATAAGTAGCCTTGTCTTTCCCTAAGGTACAGACCTCCCAAGGAAACTGACCTCCTCTCTGCCATGAAGAGCAAGGCTTTCAAAAGAAAAAAGTAAATATTTTTCTTTGTTTTCCATGTTTAAATTTTGAAATAAAAAAGCCAACATTTTTGCGAAAACTTTAAATACTACCGTAATCAAAGCCCAACTGTAGCAGTTGTTTCTATTCTCAAGCTAAGAAAATATTCCTAAGGGGTGTGGGCTTTGGACAAAATTAAAGGCACAACAACAGTAGGCATTGTTTGTAGTGATGGAGTAGTCCTAGCTGCGGACAGGAGGGCTTCATTAGGCAACATGGTTATTTCAAGGGAGGTTACAAAAATTTTCCAAGTAGATGACCATTTAGTCCTAGCAGGAGCAGGCAGTGTAGGTGACATTTTAAGCCTTGTTAGAGTTCTCAGAGCACAAGCAAGGTTATACAAGGCAAAAGTTGGCAAAGAGATGAGCACAAAGGCCTTAGCGACACTAACATCCAACGTTTTGAGTGGCAGAAGGTACTTCCCCTATTTTGGC
Protein-coding regions in this window:
- a CDS encoding aminotransferase class I/II-fold pyridoxal phosphate-dependent enzyme, with translation MKVKPFLVERFMGEHEHNVEVNIAETCVKPFTLGEFLEFIGEEDFLEEIKNLRLTYGYVEGLPELKEGLASFYKHVSAENVFPTHGAIDANFQIFYSLVEPGDTVISIFPTYQQLYSVPESFGANVKLWHLYEEDGWRPNLDELNELVDKKTKLIVINSPNNPTGALLDEKMLREISEIAEDANAYVLNDESYRGLYINPHDYVPSIVDISDRGIATSSFSKSLSLTGLRLGWIATSNEDVARELVLHRDYTTISISILIEKLATLAVKNAKKIYERNLKILHTNFRILENWIREEPLIDWVPPKAGTVAFLKYNLDIPSEELAIKLMKEKSTFLVPGSCFGIENHLRIGYGNPTEVMKEGLKRLREFLTSLEGEVQ
- the psmB gene encoding archaeal proteasome endopeptidase complex subunit beta, with amino-acid sequence MWALDKIKGTTTVGIVCSDGVVLAADRRASLGNMVISREVTKIFQVDDHLVLAGAGSVGDILSLVRVLRAQARLYKAKVGKEMSTKALATLTSNVLSGRRYFPYFGWFLIGGYDENPKLYSIDMAGGITEDKYVSAGSGMEFAYSVLDNEYNEKITLKKGVKLAIKAINTAIKRDVFTGDGIMVVIISKEGYKELSKEEVEKILKKL
- a CDS encoding threonine/serine dehydratase is translated as MIDVVKEVTEAEKRIRKYIRETPLEYSPFLSQKGDANVYLKLENFQVTGSFKIRGVLNKLLSLSEEEKRKKIITASSGNHGVAFAYATSELGLNGIVFLPENASPAKIKDIEHYNVELKFYGKDIVETEKFAREFAENNGMIYIPPYNDPKIIGGQGTIGIELERELKEIDAVLIPVGGGGLISGIAGYLKSLNPNIKIIGVQPENSAVMYHSIKAGKILQMVSKPTLADGTAGGIEKNSITFDLCKKYVDDFILVSEKEITTAILLMLERHHMVVEGAAALSIAGYLKDLKRFKHKNVVLIISGCRISLNILISLLKSKFPMEE
- a CDS encoding HAD family hydrolase translates to MIKGLIFDVDETLVYYEGYNGRDWFKNWGEKEIKKLGIEINFETYRKMVKGELPRSWVEKLGVNHVEFWKAIDKAKLKYRKWAAERGLIKAFPDIGTLKEFKQLGLKLAAVSNASQECTEFVLELFNIKDQFNVIFGKDYRYLDGAKPNPYLINKALKALNTLPTEALVVGDSLSDILAAQKAGVQVVQVMRFGRIEGADYYVEDLNELLQLVLRINR
- the serK gene encoding L-serine kinase SerK; translated protein: MGVEKVPKYNIPTKKVEYVFIELDKMKPHEQLVQKELEAFIESVTGSGVFWKPMLLAKVPGEDMYLIVDGHHRWAGLQKLGAKKAPSVILDYFSDDVKVYTWYPAFKGDLEKVLERLKKEGLEIIEDSEAEEKAERGEIAFALIGKEKKFSIPGAINEQKKVSKVLDEMSVEGEIELIYYGLKEDAGEDMEKGEIDYVFIRKAPSKEEVMELVKRGEVYSPKTTRHVLPFNPDKIDVKLEELF